In Macaca fascicularis isolate 582-1 chromosome X, T2T-MFA8v1.1, one DNA window encodes the following:
- the RAB39B gene encoding ras-related protein Rab-39B, giving the protein MEAIWLYQFRLIVIGDSTVGKSCLIRRFTEGRFAQVSDPTVGVDFFSRLVEIEPGKRIKLQIWDTAGQERFRSITRAYYRNSVGGLLLFDITNRRSFQNVHEWLEETKVHVQPYQIVFVLVGHKCDLDTQRQVTRHEAEKLAAAYGMKYIETSARDAINVEKAFTDLTRDIYELVKRGEITIQEGWEGVKSGFVPNVVHSSEEVVKSERRCLC; this is encoded by the exons ATGGAGGCCATCTGGCTGTACCAGTTCCGGCTCATTGTCATCGGGGATTCCACAGTGGGCAAGTCCTGCCTGATCCGCCGCTTCACCGAGGGTCGCTTTGCCCAGGTTTCTGACCCCACCGTGGGGGTGGATTTTTTCTCCCGCTTGGTGGAGATCGAGCCGGGAAAACGCATCAAGCTCCAGATCTGGGATACCGCGGGTCAAGAGAGGTTCAG ATCCATCACTCGCGCCTACTACAGGAACTCAGTAGGTGGTCTTCTCTTATTTGACATTACCAACCGCAGGTCCTTCCAGAATGTCCATGAGTGGTTAGAAGAGACCAAAGTACACGTTCAGCCCTACCAAATTGTATTTGTTCTGGTGGGTCACAAGTGTGACCTGGATACACAGAGGCAAGTGACTCGCCACGAGGCCGAGAAACTGGCTGCTGCATACGGCATGAAGTACATTGAAACGTCAGCCCGAGATGCCATTAATGTGGAGAAAGCCTTCACAGACCTGACAAGAGACATATATGAGCTGGTTAAAAGGGGGGAGATTACAATCCAGGAGGGCTGGGAAGGGGTGAAGAGTGGATTTGTACCAAATGTGGTTCACTCTTCAGAAGAGGTTGTCAAATCAGAGAGGAGATGTTTGTGCTAG